TTGACACTATCTTAAGTTAGAAATTTAGTTATTCCTTCTGACTGCAGTTAAGAGCTTTTTGTATGAAGAATTAGCCAAGGACTTTCTCAAAAATTACACATTTTAACTAAGTAAGGGGCAATATCTGCCAAAGGTAGAACTTTATCTGCAACTCCAGCGGCGATCGCCGCTTCAGGCATTATTGGACAAGCTGCTGTTGAAGGTTCCTGCACCACAGTTTTGCCGCCCCGTGCTTTAATTTTTCTCATCCCTTGCATTCCATCATGATTAGCTCCTGTCAAGAGAACTGCAATTAACCTTTCGGCATAAGTATCGGCTGCGGTTTCAAATAGCACATCTATTGACGGGCGTGCATAAGTCACAGCAGCATCCACACATAAGGAAAAGCTTGGCTCACGAACCGCATCACTTGTTACTTCTATCATCAAATGATAATCTGCTGGAGCTAGATATATGTAACCAGGCACAATTTCTTCTTTATCTTGCGGCTCGGTGACAACTAAAGCACTGTACTCCTGTAACGCGACTCTCAATTTATCATCTGAAGATTTGTGACGATGCTGAACAATAGCTACAGGTACTGGGAAGTTTTTTGGCAATCCAGCGAGTAAAACTTCAAGGGCTTCTAACCCTCCTAAGGATGTACCAATAGCAATGAATTGAATTGTCATGAGTCGTGAGTGATAACTCGTTAATAATTAGTAGTTTATGGCAATTATCAACAACTATCGAATTCTACGGTAAAACTTTTCTCCACCTTCTAATTGCTCATAGTCTTGTTCATGCGGAGTGAACTTCATTGTTTCCTGGCGTCCTAAACCCAAAATACCGAACTGAACAAGGCTTTCATGAAAAAGATTAAAGACTCGTTGTTGTAAAAATCTATTAAAGTAAATTAATACATTTCGACATAAAATAATGTTAAATTCGTTGAAAGAATTATCTATGACTAAATTATGTTGTGAAAAAATTATATTCTCTTTAAGATACGAAGAAAAAATAGCATGTTCATAGGCTGATGTATAATATTCGGAGAAAGCT
This portion of the Brasilonema sennae CENA114 genome encodes:
- a CDS encoding chemotaxis protein CheB, whose product is MTIQFIAIGTSLGGLEALEVLLAGLPKNFPVPVAIVQHRHKSSDDKLRVALQEYSALVVTEPQDKEEIVPGYIYLAPADYHLMIEVTSDAVREPSFSLCVDAAVTYARPSIDVLFETAADTYAERLIAVLLTGANHDGMQGMRKIKARGGKTVVQEPSTAACPIMPEAAIAAGVADKVLPLADIAPYLVKMCNF